AGAAACCAACTGAAGAACCTgctgtagagaaaaaaccaacTGAAGAGCCTGTTGCAGAAGAGAAACCAACCGAAGGTCCTATTTCAGAGGAAAAATCGACTGAAGGACCGGCTAAAGGAGAGAAACCAACTGAAGGCCCTGTTGCAGAGGAAAAACCAACTGAAGGAACTGTTGTCGAGGAGAAACCAACTGAAGGTCCTCTTGCAGAGGAAATACCAACTGAAGGGGCTGTTGTTGAGGAGAAACCAAGTGAAGGTCCTGTTCCAGAGGAAAAACCAACCGAAGAGACTGTTGCAGAGGAAAAACCAACCGAAGAGCCTGTTGCAGAAGAAAAACCAACTGAAGAGCCTGTTGCAGAGGAGAAACCATCTGAAGGGCCTGTTGCAGAGGAGAAACCAACTGAAGGACCTGTTGTAGAGGAAAAACCAACTGAAGGACCTGTTGCAGAGGAGAAACCAACTGAAGGACCTGTTGTAGAAGAGAAACCAACTGAAGGACCTGTTGCAGAAGAGAAACCAACTGAAGGACCTATTGTAGAGGAAAAACCAACCGAAGGTCCTATTGGAGAGGAAAAGCCAACCGAAGAACCTGTTGCAGAACAGAAACCAACTGAAGGACCTGCTGGAGAGGAAAAACCTACTGAAGGACCTGTTGCAGAGGAGAAACCAACTGAAGGACCTGTTGTAGAAGAGAAACCAACTGAAAGATCTGTTATAGAGGAGAAACCAACTGAAGGACCTGGTGTGGAGGAAAAACCAACTGAAGGTCCTGTTGTAGAGGAAATACCAACTGAAGGGGCTGTTGCAGAGGAAAAACCAGCCGAAGGGTCTATTGCAGAAGAAAAACCAACTGAGGAACCTGTTGCAGAAGAGAGAACGACTGAAGGACCTGTTGCAGAGGAGAAACCAACTGAAGCAGCTGCTGGAGAGGAAAAACCAACTGAAGGACCTGTAGCAGAGGAGAAACCAACTGAAGGATCTGCTGAGGAGGAAAAACCAACTGAAGGGCCTGTTGCAGAAGAGAAAGCAACCGAAGGTCCTGTTGCAGAGGAAGAACCAACTCAAGGATCTGTTGCAGAGAAGAAACCAACCGAGGGGCCTGTTGAAGAGGAGAAACTAACTGAAGAACCTGCTGCAGAAGAGAAACCAACTGAAGGACCTGTTGCAGAGGAGAAACCATCTGAAGGGCCTATTACAGAGGAGAAACCAACTGAACGGCCTGTTGCAGAGGAGAAACCAACTGAAGGACCTGTTGTAGAGGAGAAACCAACTGAAGGACTTACTCTAGAGGAAAAACCAACTGAAGGGCCTGTTGCAGAGGAAAAACCAACCGAAGGGCCTATTACAGAGGAGAAACCAACTGAAGAACCTGGTGTAGAGGAAAAGCCAACTGAAGGACCTGTTGCAGAGGAGAAACCAACTGAAGGACCTGTTGCAGAGGAAAAACCAACTGAAGGACCTGGTGTAGAAGTAAAACCAACTGAAGAAGCTGCTGGAGAGGAAAAACCAACTGAAGGACCTGTTGCGGAAGAGAAACCAACTGAAGGGCCTATTGGAGCGGAAAAGCCAACCGAAGAACCTGTTGCAGAACAGAAATCAACTGAAGGACCTGTTGTAGGGGAAAAAACAACTGAAGGACCTGTTGTGGAGGAAATGCCAACTGAAGAACCTGTTGCAGAGGAAAAACCAACTGAAGCACCTGTTGTAGAGGAGAAACCAACTGAAGAACCTGTCTTAGAAGAAAAACCAACTGAAGGACCTGGTATAGAAGAGAAACCAATTGAAGGGCCTGCTGTAGAGGAAAAACCTACCGAAAGGCCTATTGCAGAAGAAAAACCAACCGAAGTGCCTATTGCAGAGGAAAAACCAACCGAAGGGCCTATCGCACAGGAGAAACAAACTGAAGAACCTGGTGTAGAGGAGAAACCAACTGAAGGACCTGTTGCAGAAGAGAAACCAACTGAAGGACCTGTTGTAAAGGAAAAACCAACCGAAGGGCCTATTGGAGAGGAAAAGCCAACCGAAGAACCTGTTGCAGAACTGAAACCAACTGAAGGACCTGTTGTAGTGGAAAAAGAAACCGAAGGACCTGTTGCAGAGGAAAAACCAACCGAAGGGCCTGCTGTAGAGGAAAAAGCAACTGAAGGGCCTGTTGCAGAGGAAAAAGCAACTGAAGGACCTGCTGTAGAGGAAAAACCAATTGAAGGACCTGTTGCAGAGGAGAAACCATCTGAAGGACCTGTTGCAGAGAGACCAACTGAAGGTCCTGTTGCAGAGGAAAATCAAACTGAAAAGACCGTAGAAGACAAACCAAGTGAAGCCACTCCTTCTCAGGAAACTGTACCAGTATCTGTAGAAATTCCAACTGAAAGTCCAATCGAAGAGAAACCTTCTGAAACTCCTGAAACAGCACCTACGGAAGTTCCTAGTGTAGAAGAAACTGCTAGCTCGTCTGCTCCGAAAGAGGTAGCTGAAGTGTTGACAGAACTTCCAGAAGAAAGTTCAGAAGCTGCCATCACCACAGCTACGGAAGAAGTTTCGCACACCGAGGAAGCACAAACAGAGAGTAGTATGTCACAAGAGCAAACAACAAAAGCTCCCACTATTCACGAAGAACCTTCTACGGAACCAACTATACAAGCTTCAGAGCAGCCTACTGAGGAAGAAAAATTACCAGAAGGAAGCACTCAGAAACCAGAATTACCTTCTGAAGCATCAACAGCAACTATTCAAAGTGAAACAACCGAGCAAGAAGCTAAAGTGCCTGAGGTTGGTATCATGACTGAAACTCCTGAAGTGTCAGCGGTTGAACCTGGAGCTGTTAAGACAACAGCAGCACCAACTGAAGAAACGAAATTACCAGAAGGGGAACAAAAAGCATCTACTCCCGAAGAAGCTCAAACTGAAACTCCATCGAAAGAAGAGGGAACCACTCAAGGTTCTCTAAAGAAGGAATCAGAGGGTCCTATTACAGAAGAGAAAGTTCCAGGTGTATCACTTGCAACAcccaaagaagaagaaattcagGAGACCACACCCTATGCAGAAATAGCGCCAAAGGCCACAACTGAACAAATAGCCGAACAATCCACTCTGGCTGAGAAACTTCCGGAAAAAGAACTATCCACGGAAGTTCCTTATATACCACCAGCAATTCCAGGAGAAGGCAATTGTCTCGTCGAAGGACAATCTTACAGCAACAACTCTATAATTCCTCCAGCCAACCCTTGCCAACTTCAATGTCGTTGTATCAGTAGCATCATTCAATGCGATCTTGTTCAATGCCCACCGCCTCCCAATCATTTATCAAACTGCATGCCAATTTATACTAGCAAAGATGCCTGCTGCCCGATGTACACCTGTGACTCGACGCCTACAGCAGGGTTGGAGTCCGATAATCATATGATCGAACACGAAACGCCTAAATACGAAGAGGAACAGAAAACTGTATCACCAACAGTTGAAGTTCCAGTGAAGGAAGGCACAACGGAAGCTACCAAGGAACATTCGACTATGGCACCAGAAATGCACATATCTGGTGAAGAAACGACTGAACAGACACATACACCTGGTTTTTCCGAAGAAAAGCAAACGACACCGAAATCTGCGGAACCTGAACACGTACAAACGACTACCGTTGGAGAAGCTGCCAAAGAACCTGAGGAACAAACCCTTAGTCCAGTATCTCCACAGATAGAATCTTCTAGTCAAATACCTCCAGGGGAAGCGAAAGAAACTTCACCAGAAGTATTAAGCACTCCTATGAAAACCCCAGAGGAACAGGTAACCAAGATTCCATCTACGGAACAGCCGATCGAAGGGCAGGCTCCTGAAGAGCAACCTTCAAGTACTGCTGTGAGTGGGGAACAGACAGTTGTAACCACAGAAGGAATCCAAGAAGAACAAACTTCTGTTGGAATTGAAAAGGAAGCTTCTACCACAATAACGCCAACGGCTGAACAACCATCTATTCCATCTGCTGAAGAAGGAGAAAAATCTGTAGAAGGCGAAGAACAAATAACTGTTTCACCTGCAGTTTCAGAAGAAGGTATAACGAAGGAACCTGAACTTCCAAGCTCTTCCATATTGCCAGAGGTTGCAGTGACGGAAGGTCAACCTTCAGTGAATGTTGAAACCCAAGGACCACTAGAAGAAGGCTCTACTGTGGGCCCAGAATCGGTAACACAACCCGAAGAAGAAGGAGTAAAGGAAACTAAGCCAGCTGAAGAGGAAAAACCTGCTCAACCTGAACAATCTACTACAGAAGGTGGATTACAGACAGTCCAACCTGGTGAAGCAGAATCTGAAAAAACATCCATACCACCAGTTGAAGTGTCTACTTCACAAGAAGGTGTAACAGCAGGCGAAGAACATGAGGTGACTCATGTGGAACAAGGAACTGTTAAACCAGCTGAAGGTGAAACACCCGTAACGGCAGAAATGGAAATGACTGCACATAGTGTGACTAAAGAAGGACCAAGTAGCACAGAAGCACTAGAAGTAGGAATAACCACGCCGTCAATCATAGGTGCAGAAACTACAAAGGAACCAGAAACTGTTTCAGAAACTACTCCGGAAGAAGAACATGCCGTCCCTGAAAGAACTGAACAACCTTTGATACCTACTACTTTAGCAGAAGACGGAATTAAGGAAACCGCAGTTAAGATGACTACGATAACACCCGAAGAACAACCTGCGAAGGTACCCGAAGAACAGTTACCAAGTTCTACCGAAGCTGCTGAGGCAAGCACTGAGCAACCCTCAACATCTACTAAAACGGAGGAAACGGCAGAAAAAGAAGAGGTCACTGAAGAACAACTAAATATCGTTAAAATGAAACCTGAACAGGAAACTACACCACCACCTGAGGAGCAACAACCTGAAGTAATACCAACAGTGAAAGGAACAACAGAATCTGTTTCACCTGTTGCAGAGGAAACTACACCATCGTCTGAAGCTACGCCATCTCCTGTATCTCAGGAAACTATTACAGAAGCAACACCTGAAATTAGTACAGTGAGAACAGCTCCTGAATTGACTTCTCCTCAAACACCAACCGAACAACCTTCAATGGAGAAGGAAACTGGGGCACCTGCTACTGAAGAAGTGGCTACAGAAGGAATTAAGGAACATCCTATTGAACCAGAGGAGCAACCGGATACTGAGAAAACAAATATAGCTCCCGTTGAAGATAAAGTGCCTGAAATTACAGCACCAACTGAAATTCCAGAAGAGGTAACAAAGAAAGAAGAGCAGGTGACAGAATCTGTGGTACCATCTGAGGAAACTACAATGCCAGTTGTTGTGGGAGAACAGAAACCTGAAGAGGGAACTGAGGAACCAATTGTAACAGAAGGTGTGGCAGTTGCAGAGACGACCAAAATGCCTGATATGATAGATGAAGGAATTACAGCTACCAGAAAAGAACAACCTAGTGCAACACTACCTCCAGTTGTGGAAATCAGTTCCACAGTAGCACCAGAAGAAATTCCAATTTCGCCAGAACAGACGACGGAAAGGCAGAAACCTTTAACAGAGGATGAAGGTGTAACAGAAGAGAAGGCTACGACTATGCCAAGTGAAATGGGTTCAACTCCTGAAGAACAACCTTCTGTGACGGAAGAAAAACCGGAAGAAGAAATGACGCAGAAGACTGAAGTACCATCTGTAGAAGAAGCAACAGGCAAACCAGTGGAAGAGGCAGCAACGAGCAAACCAGTCGAAGAAGCAGCAACAAGCAAACCAGTCGAAGAAGAAGCAACAGGCAAACCAGCGGAAGAAGTAGCAACGGGAAAACCAATGGAAGAAGAACAGACGCCGGTTGAAGAGCAAACAACTCCAGTAGAGGAAAGCGTAAAGGTAACTGAAGCTGTTTCTAAGGTACCTGCCGAGGCTAGTTCTACTGAAATACCAGTGAAGATAGCGACTGAAGAAGCAACAGAACAAGGACCATCTGAGATACCAGAGAAAGCACTTCCTACCGAAGGACCAATACAAGCTACTGAAAGTCCGCAAGTTCCTCTTCAAGCACATGAGGAAGAACATTCAACCGAAGCTCCCGAAAACGTAACTCCTGCAGGAGAGATCCCAACGCCAGAAGTTCCAGAGAAAGAGATTCCAACTGCAGCACCAGAAGAAGCAATTACTACGGAGGCAATAGAGAAGGAACTTCCTAGTGAAGTTCCAGAGGAAGCTCAACCTACCAAAGCACCAGAAGAAGTTCTTCCAGAAAAGGAGAAACCGACCGAGACAACAGGAAGTGCTCTTCCTGAAGAAGAGAAGCCTGGCGAGGTAACTGAAAAGACTCTTTTTGAAGAAAAGAAACCCGCTGAAGTAACTGAGGAGATTCCTGAAGAAGGAAAGCCAGTCGAAGCCGAACAGCAAACAATTGAACCCGAAAAAGAAGTTCCTCAAACTACTGAAAGTATTTCATTCAAAGAGCAATTCCCTGAATTATCACAATCAACTACACCAGTAGCTGAAGCCGAAGCAACGTCTCCTCAAGAAGGAGAAGTTCCAGTGTCTCCAGCTGAAGCTACGGAAGCTACAACAAAGGAAGCTGAACCAAGTCAACCTTCAGAGGAAACACAGCCTGCCGTAACGGAAGGACTGCCTGCGGTAACAGAAGCACAATCTGCCGTAACAGAAGCTCAACCTGCGGTAACAGAAGCACAACCTGCTGTAACGGAAGCGCAACCTGCTGTAACGGAAGCACAACCTGCTGTAACGGAAGCACAGCCTGCGGTAACAGAAGCACAGCCTGCGGTAACAGAAGCACAGTCTGCTGTAACAGAAGCACAGCCTGCTGTAACAGAAGCACAGCCTGCTGTAACAGAAACACAGCCTGCTGTAACAGAAGCACAACCAGCAGTAACGGAAACACAGCCTGGCATTCCAGAAGCGCAACCTTCTACCAAACCAGCAATCGAAACTTCAACACAAGGTGCAGAAGAACACCCAGGAACTGAAAAGACTCCTGAGGAAGAGCAAGCAGTTTCAGTATCAACGGAACAGCCTCAAGAAAAGAGTACAATTGAACCAGCGCTTCCTGAAGAGCACAAAGAAGGAGAAACTCACGAGCTGCCAACAGAACCATCGGTTGA
Above is a window of Bombus affinis isolate iyBomAffi1 chromosome 5, iyBomAffi1.2, whole genome shotgun sequence DNA encoding:
- the LOC126916688 gene encoding titin-like isoform X4, which codes for MSALNAGPCRPGIILCLAVLLASQSNSAPVYDQDTTQVAEYDGATAGCYYNFQHYAEGDRIITNEPCLNCTCHNRMLMCYLRVCPFTKAIGQDCTVEKRPDQCCPVITCPEVPVQLLTSTTSAPAISGSTAVGFHDNYGCNVDDRFYADGAQLPTDPQNPCELCYCIRNRTTCVMQECTLRVAGCKPVYQPGICCPVKYNCEYDEELATTVEPTPGLIMTTTMAPGATPQCYHEGKVYEDGDLIYSTQPCQHCYCFRGDIACAVQDCGTPMKTHGKNCTALPPPEGECCPTTYQCEEDGHGGLVTLPRGEESSTEERVPETTVATVTTAEKEALHPETTEETFPGSDNVIPQDHEIVTTQEPVESAPSTEEPKKEEVPSLEETAAPEIPTTQKETEGTAAVTEASSAAPKLTESPEGAKAAATEAPSVEEKGEEMATTPAEETTQEVTEISVPEEVPESSPKLETTPQEVTTARGEERPEVVTEQAMPEETHTHKVPEETQPELPSEEKPTKESVTVSEKEPSVTEETVPTEEHPVEEAKMPTQAPEFPSEAPEVLSEEKGTSPVYGAEATTVKILGEEEVTETVKTTKTPATESEQRLSTEAPIEEKPEEVATPGIEITTEKPIEEVPSTEQVPQQPEQVFEEEKEKPMEVSTEQLPTEVPAAPVEHGIEAIPTEVPVEQKTELPVFGHKVPEVPGLAPKKEDMIPPEVSETSEHPAVTEEYNMEEGTPVIPERGPPGISITERVPESKAEDKDAVTEIYVTEGYVDMKPPEFHIPSSLVTEAPEQKGSSMYVPTIHETTIAPKQEAVPIEEGTTVEAQLSEEAPSSTSIAPEKATEGVPLVTEAGEVPGEEKEVTEAAAKGTEPSPATEISTSAPEIPEKVPQETEQPSLPEEQSTETLSSEVSPTKESSEEQELPTKGLTIEESGETSSEEVNDSSEEITASKVKPAEEAERTPQEHEQVSVPIPTRVPITEEYPTEQPAIEEQTEETVKISTEGAPITPTEINAVPEEKPATEQGEQGTVAPEEALPSEKPGIISEAPEEQATEKPITEEEAPVTKEAEDETISITQIPPGEGERPEASEKPVVEEMAKETTISELGGSPVTQETTEAEEPTEGTPTVTGHPTMEPEEQKPEVSEASEQPALEQTEAPITKETSSEEVVQEEQKTEEPTKEEGQTEGPVTPSPSTEESMTEGLVKEGTQIPIEAYQPTKPPISERKEDELGAEKLPEVEKGVQKPSLEEEKPTEKPVEEEETAMPGEAQITGKPLEDHKPVDKQPIEGPAEGEQPAEEEKPTEESVEQKPEEEEKESEKPEEEGKTVEEEKPTESPIEEEKPTEEPAVEKKPTEEPVAEEKPTEGPISEEKSTEGPAKGEKPTEGPVAEEKPTEGTVVEEKPTEGPLAEEIPTEGAVVEEKPSEGPVPEEKPTEETVAEEKPTEEPVAEEKPTEEPVAEEKPSEGPVAEEKPTEGPVVEEKPTEGPVAEEKPTEGPVVEEKPTEGPVAEEKPTEGPIVEEKPTEGPIGEEKPTEEPVAEQKPTEGPAGEEKPTEGPVAEEKPTEGPVVEEKPTERSVIEEKPTEGPGVEEKPTEGPVVEEIPTEGAVAEEKPAEGSIAEEKPTEEPVAEERTTEGPVAEEKPTEAAAGEEKPTEGPVAEEKPTEGSAEEEKPTEGPVAEEKATEGPVAEEKPTEGPITEEKPTEEPGVEEKPTEGPVAEEKPTEGPVAEEKPTEGPGVEVKPTEEAAGEEKPTEGPVAEEKPTEGPIGAEKPTEEPVAEQKSTEGPVVGEKTTEGPVVEEMPTEEPVAEEKPTEAPVVEEKPTEEPVLEEKPTEGPGIEEKPIEGPAVEEKPTERPIAEEKPTEVPIAEEKPTEGPIAQEKQTEEPGVEEKPTEGPVAEEKPTEGPVVKEKPTEGPIGEEKPTEEPVAELKPTEGPVVVEKETEGPVAEEKPTEGPAVEEKATEGPVAEEKATEGPAVEEKPIEGPVAEEKPSEGPVAERPTEGPVAEENQTEKTVEDKPSEATPSQETVPVSVEIPTESPIEEKPSETPETAPTEVPSVEETASSSAPKEVAEVLTELPEESSEAAITTATEEVSHTEEAQTESSMSQEQTTKAPTIHEEPSTEPTIQASEQPTEEEKLPEGSTQKPELPSEASTATIQSETTEQEAKVPEVGIMTETPEVSAVEPGAVKTTAAPTEETKLPEGEQKASTPEEAQTETPSKEEGTTQGSLKKESEGPITEEKVPGVSLATPKEEEIQETTPYAEIAPKATTEQIAEQSTLAEKLPEKELSTEVPYIPPAIPGEGNCLVEGQSYSNNSIIPPANPCQLQCRCISSIIQCDLVQCPPPPNHLSNCMPIYTSKDACCPMYTCDSTPTAGLESDNHMIEHETPKYEEEQKTVSPTVEVPVKEGTTEATKEHSTMAPEMHISGEETTEQTHTPGFSEEKQTTPKSAEPEHVQTTTVGEAAKEPEEQTLSPVSPQIESSSQIPPGEAKETSPEVLSTPMKTPEEQVTKIPSTEQPIEGQAPEEQPSSTAVSGEQTVVTTEGIQEEQTSVGIEKEASTTITPTAEQPSIPSAEEGEKSVEGEEQITVSPAVSEEGITKEPELPSSSILPEVAVTEGQPSVNVETQGPLEEGSTVGPESVTQPEEEGVKETKPAEEEKPAQPEQSTTEGGLQTVQPGEAESEKTSIPPVEVSTSQEGVTAGEEHEVTHVEQGTVKPAEGETPVTAEMEMTAHSVTKEGPSSTEALEVGITTPSIIGAETTKEPETVSETTPEEEHAVPERTEQPLIPTTLAEDGIKETAVKMTTITPEEQPAKVPEEQLPSSTEAAEASTEQPSTSTKTEETAEKEEVTEEQLNIVKMKPEQETTPPPEEQQPEVIPTVKGTTESVSPVAEETTPSSEATPSPVSQETITEATPEISTVRTAPELTSPQTPTEQPSMEKETGAPATEEVATEGIKEHPIEPEEQPDTEKTNIAPVEDKVPEITAPTEIPEEVTKKEEQVTESVVPSEETTMPVVVGEQKPEEGTEEPIVTEGVAVAETTKMPDMIDEGITATRKEQPSATLPPVVEISSTVAPEEIPISPEQTTERQKPLTEDEGVTEEKATTMPSEMGSTPEEQPSVTEEKPEEEMTQKTEVPSVEEATGKPVEEAATSKPVEEAATSKPVEEEATGKPAEEVATGKPMEEEQTPVEEQTTPVEESVKVTEAVSKVPAEASSTEIPVKIATEEATEQGPSEIPEKALPTEGPIQATESPQVPLQAHEEEHSTEAPENVTPAGEIPTPEVPEKEIPTAAPEEAITTEAIEKELPSEVPEEAQPTKAPEEVLPEKEKPTETTGSALPEEEKPGEVTEKTLFEEKKPAEVTEEIPEEGKPVEAEQQTIEPEKEVPQTTESISFKEQFPELSQSTTPVAEAEATSPQEGEVPVSPAEATEATTKEAEPSQPSEETQPAVTEGLPAVTEAQSAVTEAQPAVTEAQPAVTEAQPAVTEAQPAVTEAQPAVTEAQPAVTEAQSAVTEAQPAVTEAQPAVTETQPAVTEAQPAVTETQPGIPEAQPSTKPAIETSTQGAEEHPGTEKTPEEEQAVSVSTEQPQEKSTIEPALPEEHKEGETHELPTEPSVESAEEEEEEVEEAALPEAPSTTEKEEPSEGQLPSGFGEHLPPVNHTFETTERPVQPSLYERPTSTLAPQVPEYPDQSVTGEDNPHFPPHGGSYLSPDEDYDEDDQAIYGPGTCRYGGKVYVSAQQIPRDDPCDFCFCFRSDIICLQQSCPPPIPGCHEEPISGFCCPRYECPVSMATSLNITTTTTTTTTTLPPHFHAHAYKGAAKRSGCQIRGQAYRVGEVIRSASGPCLQCTCGGDGNMKCDPRVCSPEPMLRQMIAAATARRRR
- the LOC126916688 gene encoding titin-like isoform X3; the protein is MSALNAGPCRPGIILCLAVLLASQSNSAPVYDQDTTQVAEYDGATAGCYYNFQHYAEGDRIITNEPCLNCTCHNRMLMCYLRVCPFTKAIGQDCTVEKRPDQCCPVITCPEVPVQLLTSTTSAPAISGSTAVGFHDNYGCNVDDRFYADGAQLPTDPQNPCELCYCIRNRTTCVMQECTLRVAGCKPVYQPGICCPVKYNCEYDEELATTVEPTPGLIMTTTMAPGATPQCYHEGKVYEDGDLIYSTQPCQHCYCFRGDIACAVQDCGTPMKTHGKNCTALPPPEGECCPTTYQCEEDGHGGLVTLPRGEESSTEERVPETTVATVTTAEKEALHPETTEETFPGSDNVIPQDHEIVTTQEPVESAPSTEEPKKEEVPSLEETAAPEIPTTQKETEGTAAVTEASSAAPKLTESPEGAKAAATEAPSVEEKGEEMATTPAEETTQEVTEISVPEEVPESSPKLETTPQEVTTARGEERPEVVTEQAMPEETHTHKVPEETQPELPSEEKPTKESVTVSEKEPSVTEETVPTEEHPVEEAKMPTQAPEFPSEAPEVLSEEKGTSPVYGAEATTVKILGEEEVTETVKTTKTPATESEQRLSTEAPIEEKPEEVATPGIEITTEKPIEEVPSTEQVPQQPEQVFEEEKEKPMEVSTEQLPTEVPAAPVEHGIEAIPTEVPVEQKTELPVFGHKVPEVPGLAPKKEDMIPPEVSETSEHPAVTEEYNMEEGTPVIPERGPPGISITERVPESKAEDKDAVTEIYVTEGYVDMKPPEFHIPSSLVTEAPEQKGSSMYVPTIHETTIAPKQEAVPIEEGTTVEAQLSEEAPSSTSIAPEKATEGVPLVTEAGEVPGEEKEVTEAAAKGTEPSPATEISTSAPEIPEKVPQETEQPSLPEEQSTETLSSEVSPTKESSEEQELPTKGLTIEESGETSSEEVNDSSEEITASKVKPAEEAERTPQEHEQVSVPIPTRVPITEEYPTEQPAIEEQTEETVKISTEGAPITPTEINAVPEEKPATEQGEQGTVAPEEALPSEKPGIISEAPEEQATEKPITEEEAPVTKEAEDETISITQIPPGEGERPEASEKPVVEEMAKETTISELGGSPVTQETTEAEEPTEGTPTVTGHPTMEPEEQKPEVSEASEQPALEQTEAPITKETSSEEVVQEEQKTEEPTKEEGQTEGPVTPSPSTEESMTEGLVKEGTQIPIEAYQPTKPPISERKEDELGAEKLPEVEKGVQKPSLEEEKPTEKPVEEEETAMPGEAQITGKPLEDHKPVDKQPIEGPAEGEQPAEEEKPTEESVEQKPEEEEKESEKPEEEGKTVEEEKPTESPIEEEKPTEEPAVEKKPTEEPVAEEKPTEGPLAEEIPTEGAVVEEKPSEGPVPEEKPTEETVAEEKPTEEPVAEEKPTEEPVAEEKPSEGPVAEEKPTEGPVVEEKPTEGPVAEEKPTEGPVVEEKPTEGPVAEEKPTEGPIVEEKPTEGPIGEEKPTEEPVAEQKPTEGPAGEEKPTEGPVAEEKPTEGPVVEEKPTERSVIEEKPTEGPGVEEKPTEGPVVEEIPTEGAVAEEKPAEGSIAEEKPTEEPVAEERTTEGPVAEEKPTEAAAGEEKPTEGPVAEEKPTEGSAEEEKPTEGPVAEEKATEGPVAEEEPTQGSVAEKKPTEGPVEEEKLTEEPAAEEKPTEGPVAEEKPSEGPITEEKPTERPVAEEKPTEGPVVEEKPTEGLTLEEKPTEGPVAEEKPTEGPITEEKPTEEPGVEEKPTEGPVAEEKPTEGPVAEEKPTEGPGVEVKPTEEAAGEEKPTEGPVAEEKPTEGPIGAEKPTEEPVAEQKSTEGPVVGEKTTEGPVVEEMPTEEPVAEEKPTEAPVVEEKPTEEPVLEEKPTEGPGIEEKPIEGPAVEEKPTERPIAEEKPTEVPIAEEKPTEGPIAQEKQTEEPGVEEKPTEGPVAEEKPTEGPVVKEKPTEGPIGEEKPTEEPVAELKPTEGPVVVEKETEGPVAEEKPTEGPAVEEKATEGPVAEEKATEGPAVEEKPIEGPVAEEKPSEGPVAERPTEGPVAEENQTEKTVEDKPSEATPSQETVPVSVEIPTESPIEEKPSETPETAPTEVPSVEETASSSAPKEVAEVLTELPEESSEAAITTATEEVSHTEEAQTESSMSQEQTTKAPTIHEEPSTEPTIQASEQPTEEEKLPEGSTQKPELPSEASTATIQSETTEQEAKVPEVGIMTETPEVSAVEPGAVKTTAAPTEETKLPEGEQKASTPEEAQTETPSKEEGTTQGSLKKESEGPITEEKVPGVSLATPKEEEIQETTPYAEIAPKATTEQIAEQSTLAEKLPEKELSTEVPYIPPAIPGEGNCLVEGQSYSNNSIIPPANPCQLQCRCISSIIQCDLVQCPPPPNHLSNCMPIYTSKDACCPMYTCDSTPTAGLESDNHMIEHETPKYEEEQKTVSPTVEVPVKEGTTEATKEHSTMAPEMHISGEETTEQTHTPGFSEEKQTTPKSAEPEHVQTTTVGEAAKEPEEQTLSPVSPQIESSSQIPPGEAKETSPEVLSTPMKTPEEQVTKIPSTEQPIEGQAPEEQPSSTAVSGEQTVVTTEGIQEEQTSVGIEKEASTTITPTAEQPSIPSAEEGEKSVEGEEQITVSPAVSEEGITKEPELPSSSILPEVAVTEGQPSVNVETQGPLEEGSTVGPESVTQPEEEGVKETKPAEEEKPAQPEQSTTEGGLQTVQPGEAESEKTSIPPVEVSTSQEGVTAGEEHEVTHVEQGTVKPAEGETPVTAEMEMTAHSVTKEGPSSTEALEVGITTPSIIGAETTKEPETVSETTPEEEHAVPERTEQPLIPTTLAEDGIKETAVKMTTITPEEQPAKVPEEQLPSSTEAAEASTEQPSTSTKTEETAEKEEVTEEQLNIVKMKPEQETTPPPEEQQPEVIPTVKGTTESVSPVAEETTPSSEATPSPVSQETITEATPEISTVRTAPELTSPQTPTEQPSMEKETGAPATEEVATEGIKEHPIEPEEQPDTEKTNIAPVEDKVPEITAPTEIPEEVTKKEEQVTESVVPSEETTMPVVVGEQKPEEGTEEPIVTEGVAVAETTKMPDMIDEGITATRKEQPSATLPPVVEISSTVAPEEIPISPEQTTERQKPLTEDEGVTEEKATTMPSEMGSTPEEQPSVTEEKPEEEMTQKTEVPSVEEATGKPVEEAATSKPVEEAATSKPVEEEATGKPAEEVATGKPMEEEQTPVEEQTTPVEESVKVTEAVSKVPAEASSTEIPVKIATEEATEQGPSEIPEKALPTEGPIQATESPQVPLQAHEEEHSTEAPENVTPAGEIPTPEVPEKEIPTAAPEEAITTEAIEKELPSEVPEEAQPTKAPEEVLPEKEKPTETTGSALPEEEKPGEVTEKTLFEEKKPAEVTEEIPEEGKPVEAEQQTIEPEKEVPQTTESISFKEQFPELSQSTTPVAEAEATSPQEGEVPVSPAEATEATTKEAEPSQPSEETQPAVTEGLPAVTEAQSAVTEAQPAVTEAQPAVTEAQPAVTEAQPAVTEAQPAVTEAQPAVTEAQSAVTEAQPAVTEAQPAVTETQPAVTEAQPAVTETQPGIPEAQPSTKPAIETSTQGAEEHPGTEKTPEEEQAVSVSTEQPQEKSTIEPALPEEHKEGETHELPTEPSVESAEEEEEEVEEAALPEAPSTTEKEEPSEGQLPSGFGEHLPPVNHTFETTERPVQPSLYERPTSTLAPQVPEYPDQSVTGEDNPHFPPHGGSYLSPDEDYDEDDQAIYGPGTCRYGGKVYVSAQQIPRDDPCDFCFCFRSDIICLQQSCPPPIPGCHEEPISGFCCPRYECPVSMATSLNITTTTTTTTTTLPPHFHAHAYKGAAKRSGCQIRGQAYRVGEVIRSASGPCLQCTCGGDGNMKCDPRVCSPEPMLRQMIAAATARRRR